A region of Myxococcus stipitatus DSM 14675 DNA encodes the following proteins:
- a CDS encoding enoyl-CoA hydratase yields the protein MSDTLLTKREAGVLTLTFNRPEKKNAFTHAMYEAATHALQQAATDAEVRVVLLTGAGSVFTAGNDIGDFMEHPPAGEDSAVFRFLKALVDAPMPVVAAVDGPAVGIGTTMLLHCDYVVASERARFHMPFVQLGLCAEGASSLLLPRMAGYALASELLLFGEPFDAATAHRAGIVNKVVPDASLQDVANERARTLASRPAEAVRVTKELMRAPLRAETHSTLAREGAKFIERLGSTEAQEAFMAFMSRGRK from the coding sequence ATGTCCGACACGTTGCTGACGAAGCGGGAAGCGGGGGTCCTCACCCTCACCTTCAACCGGCCCGAGAAGAAGAACGCCTTCACGCATGCCATGTACGAGGCGGCCACGCACGCGCTCCAGCAGGCGGCCACCGACGCCGAGGTCCGTGTGGTGCTGCTCACGGGCGCTGGCTCCGTCTTCACGGCGGGCAATGACATCGGCGACTTCATGGAGCACCCGCCCGCGGGCGAGGACAGCGCGGTGTTCCGCTTCCTCAAGGCGCTGGTGGATGCGCCCATGCCCGTGGTGGCCGCGGTGGACGGCCCCGCGGTGGGCATCGGCACGACGATGCTGCTGCACTGTGACTACGTCGTCGCCAGCGAGCGCGCGCGCTTCCACATGCCCTTCGTGCAGCTGGGGCTGTGCGCCGAGGGCGCCAGCAGCCTGCTCTTGCCGCGCATGGCCGGCTACGCGCTCGCCAGCGAGCTGCTCCTCTTCGGGGAGCCCTTCGACGCGGCCACCGCGCACCGCGCCGGCATCGTCAACAAGGTGGTGCCCGACGCCAGCCTCCAGGACGTGGCCAACGAGCGCGCCCGCACCCTGGCCTCCCGTCCCGCCGAGGCCGTGCGCGTGACGAAGGAGCTGATGCGCGCCCCGCTGCGCGCGGAGACGCACTCCACGCTCGCGCGCGAGGGCGCGAAGTTCATCGAGCGCCTGGGCTCCACGGAGGCGCAGGAAGCCTTCATGGCCTTCATGTCGCGCGGCCGGAAGTAG
- a CDS encoding response regulator produces MKRLLIVDDELAIVEALQDILSVEGYGILTAFNGAEGLQRMAEVRPDLVLLDLMMPVMDGREMLRRMRDDPALRAIPVVVMSAGRISEEERRSSARFLAKPFELDLLLDTIAELLGGPQD; encoded by the coding sequence ATGAAGCGGCTGCTCATCGTCGATGACGAGCTGGCCATCGTCGAGGCCCTCCAGGACATCCTCTCCGTGGAGGGGTACGGCATCCTCACCGCCTTCAACGGCGCGGAGGGACTTCAGCGCATGGCCGAAGTCCGGCCCGACCTGGTGCTTCTCGACTTGATGATGCCGGTGATGGACGGGCGGGAGATGTTGCGCCGCATGCGCGACGACCCCGCCCTGCGCGCCATCCCCGTCGTCGTCATGAGCGCGGGGCGCATCTCGGAGGAGGAGCGCCGCTCCAGCGCGCGCTTCCTCGCCAAGCCCTTCGAGCTCGACCTGCTCCTGGACACCATCGCCGAGCTGCTGGGCGGCCCCCAGGACTGA
- a CDS encoding phosphoribosyltransferase, which yields MRFRDRADAGRRLAAMLLPFRGTDVRVLGLARGGLRVAYEVARALEVPMDVWVSRRLTIPGRVMTLGAVSEGGRQYLLADAMRLAPLPRPKLEGLIRDEQDEVEAQVRRLRGRPPPEVSGSTVLLVDDGVLTGASAAAALRALDALHPGRKVLATPVASARGLEVVRPEADQVVCVWTEPGLRSVSEAYEDFRAFPDVELQNLIERSGQPPWRSHAVTESADPGGTWM from the coding sequence ATGCGGTTTCGCGACAGGGCCGACGCGGGGCGGCGGCTGGCGGCCATGCTCCTCCCCTTCCGGGGGACGGACGTGCGTGTGTTGGGGCTGGCCCGAGGCGGGCTCCGGGTGGCGTACGAGGTGGCGCGCGCGCTGGAGGTGCCCATGGACGTCTGGGTGTCCAGGCGGCTCACCATCCCCGGCCGGGTGATGACGCTGGGCGCGGTGTCTGAAGGGGGCCGCCAGTACCTGCTCGCGGACGCGATGCGGCTGGCCCCCTTGCCCCGGCCGAAGCTGGAGGGGCTGATTCGCGACGAGCAGGACGAGGTGGAGGCGCAGGTGCGCAGGCTGCGCGGACGTCCTCCTCCCGAGGTGTCCGGCTCCACCGTGCTGCTGGTGGATGACGGCGTGCTGACGGGCGCGTCCGCCGCCGCCGCGCTCAGGGCGCTGGATGCGCTGCACCCGGGCCGCAAGGTGCTGGCCACGCCCGTGGCCTCGGCGCGAGGGCTGGAGGTGGTGCGCCCGGAGGCGGACCAGGTCGTGTGCGTGTGGACGGAGCCCGGGCTGCGCTCCGTGTCGGAGGCCTATGAGGACTTCCGCGCGTTCCCGGACGTGGAGCTGCAGAACCTCATCGAGCGCTCGGGGCAGCCGCCGTGGCGCTCCCATGCCGTGACGGAGTCCGCGGACCCGGGAGGCACCTGGATGTGA
- a CDS encoding dienelactone hydrolase family protein, whose translation MTPPDARQDAPDSGAVREVRVQVGRVELGGSLGLPPRPRGLVVFAHGSGSSRFSPRNRAVARALRRVGLGTLLFDLLSEDEETLDASTGTLRFDIPFLALRLVAMTRWAQSLPEVAALPRGYFGSSTGAAAALVAAALNPDLVQAVVSRGGRPDLAGPALARVHVPTLLLVGGADVDVLELNQEAFDELPGAKSLVVIPGASHLFEEPGTLEEVARRAADWLVRHLDAPEGPTVRRSADGRWSAE comes from the coding sequence GTGACGCCACCCGACGCAAGGCAGGACGCCCCTGACTCGGGAGCGGTCCGCGAGGTGCGCGTCCAGGTGGGCCGCGTGGAGCTGGGCGGCAGCCTGGGGCTTCCACCGCGCCCGCGGGGCCTGGTCGTCTTCGCGCATGGCAGTGGCAGCAGCCGCTTCAGTCCTCGCAACCGCGCCGTGGCGCGCGCGCTGCGCCGCGTGGGGCTGGGCACGCTGTTGTTCGACCTGCTCAGCGAGGACGAGGAGACGCTCGACGCGAGCACCGGGACGCTGAGGTTCGACATCCCCTTCCTCGCGCTGCGGCTCGTGGCGATGACGCGGTGGGCGCAATCGTTGCCGGAGGTGGCCGCGCTGCCTCGCGGCTACTTCGGCTCCAGCACGGGCGCCGCGGCGGCGCTGGTGGCGGCGGCGCTGAACCCGGACCTCGTCCAGGCGGTGGTGTCCCGAGGCGGCAGGCCCGACCTGGCCGGGCCCGCGCTGGCCCGGGTCCACGTGCCCACGCTGCTGCTGGTGGGCGGCGCGGACGTGGACGTGCTGGAGCTGAACCAGGAGGCCTTCGACGAGCTGCCCGGCGCGAAGTCCCTGGTCGTCATCCCCGGCGCGAGCCACCTCTTCGAGGAGCCCGGCACGCTGGAGGAGGTGGCGCGCCGCGCGGCGGACTGGCTGGTGCGCCACCTGGATGCCCCCGAAGGACCCACGGTGCGCCGGAGCGCGGACGGCCGGTGGAGCGCCGAGTGA
- a CDS encoding transcriptional regulator, which translates to MKLDYAMGVLSSHGVSSPDVSLAQAFIVARGTSCAPELLPPLQEQLTRALEMARAAWPGVELAGTRFVGHLARLLPSQAPSEDVEKLHVPDVYLARAAADQLPSALTAFEASFLPEVNAAVARLKLPPTGLDEVRQLLRQRMLVGSQDAPARLAAYPGTGPLSGWVRAAALWLALDWQRQRGGQPQADDGDLSLLVAPGDDPELIYLKNTYRAEFAASFSEALGTLEPRQRNFLRLKFLDALSIDQLGALYGVHRSTAARWVVAAQESLLQETRRLLTERLRLTGSQLDSVLRLISSQLDVNLSRLLRSKAD; encoded by the coding sequence TTGAAGCTGGATTACGCGATGGGGGTGCTATCGTCCCACGGCGTGTCCTCCCCGGACGTTTCCCTGGCTCAAGCCTTCATCGTGGCGCGTGGCACCTCCTGCGCGCCGGAGTTGTTGCCCCCGCTTCAGGAGCAGCTGACGCGCGCCTTGGAGATGGCGCGCGCGGCCTGGCCCGGCGTGGAGCTGGCGGGCACCCGCTTCGTCGGGCACCTGGCGCGGCTGCTCCCGTCCCAGGCGCCTTCCGAGGACGTGGAAAAACTTCATGTGCCGGATGTGTATCTGGCGCGCGCCGCGGCGGACCAGCTCCCGTCCGCGCTGACGGCCTTCGAGGCGAGCTTCCTCCCCGAGGTGAACGCCGCGGTGGCGAGGCTGAAGCTGCCGCCCACGGGGCTCGACGAGGTCCGCCAGCTCTTGCGCCAGCGGATGTTGGTGGGGAGCCAGGATGCGCCCGCGCGGCTGGCGGCGTACCCGGGCACGGGGCCCTTGAGCGGGTGGGTGCGCGCGGCGGCGTTGTGGCTCGCGCTCGACTGGCAGCGGCAGCGGGGTGGGCAGCCGCAGGCGGATGACGGGGACTTGTCGTTGCTGGTGGCGCCCGGGGATGACCCGGAGCTCATCTATCTGAAGAACACGTACCGGGCGGAGTTCGCCGCGTCGTTCTCGGAAGCGCTGGGGACGTTGGAGCCTCGGCAGCGCAACTTCCTGCGGCTGAAGTTCCTGGATGCGCTGAGCATCGACCAGCTGGGGGCGCTCTACGGGGTGCACCGCTCCACGGCGGCGCGGTGGGTGGTGGCGGCGCAGGAGTCGCTGCTCCAGGAGACGCGCCGGCTGCTCACGGAGCGGCTGCGGCTGACGGGCTCGCAGCTCGACAGCGTGTTGCGGCTCATCTCCAGCCAACTCGACGTGAACTTGAGCCGGCTGTTGCGTTCAAAGGCCGACTGA
- a CDS encoding metallophosphoesterase, whose translation MRTLFIGDVHGCAAELDALLEACDWRPVDRVVLVGDLVAKGPDSAGVVRRAREQGMLAVRGNHDAHVLRWHHGQAPEGKKLSKEHRQVLETLTPEDWAYLEAQPLFRRFPELNVLAVHGGVVPGIPLAAQRPEELLNLRSIAPDGTPSKRVDGGVPWASCWEGPEFIVFGHDAVRGVQRHPHAMGLDSGCVYGGDLTALVMPERRLVSVRAKRCYVNVNAPT comes from the coding sequence ATGCGAACGCTCTTCATCGGCGATGTCCACGGGTGCGCGGCGGAGCTGGACGCGTTGTTGGAGGCGTGTGACTGGAGGCCGGTCGACCGCGTGGTGCTGGTGGGGGACCTGGTGGCGAAGGGACCGGACTCGGCGGGCGTGGTGCGCCGGGCGCGGGAGCAGGGGATGTTGGCGGTGAGGGGCAACCACGATGCGCACGTGCTGCGCTGGCATCATGGACAGGCGCCCGAGGGGAAGAAGCTGAGCAAGGAGCACCGGCAGGTGCTGGAGACGCTGACGCCGGAGGACTGGGCGTACCTGGAGGCGCAGCCGTTGTTCCGCCGCTTCCCGGAGCTGAACGTGCTGGCGGTGCACGGGGGCGTGGTGCCGGGGATTCCCTTGGCGGCCCAGCGGCCGGAGGAGCTGCTCAACCTGCGCAGCATCGCGCCGGATGGGACGCCGTCGAAGCGCGTGGATGGCGGGGTGCCGTGGGCGAGCTGCTGGGAGGGGCCGGAGTTCATCGTCTTCGGGCACGACGCCGTGCGAGGGGTGCAACGGCATCCACATGCGATGGGATTGGATTCAGGGTGTGTGTATGGCGGGGACCTCACCGCGCTCGTGATGCCGGAGCGGAGGTTGGTGTCAGTGAGGGCGAAGCGCTGTTATGTGAATGTGAATGCCCCGACGTGA
- a CDS encoding lysophospholipid acyltransferase family protein — translation MSSSAPNSDQVVPRTDSPKQLPIEHLRHIVGTPPGAVVAFVTRFVFAFISWLSPASRDALARFVGNLAYTLGIRRRVVMDNLEKGLPEKTDAERREIARGAYINMSRVVMESLPSGERLPPDWADQGVVGEEAWEAVKARVATGKGALIVTAHFGNWELLGDMLIRWGVHIDALVRPLKGALNTRIAENRVRVGAGLIYPRGAIMEISSAVERGESPFMLLDQALPAKAAVFVPFFGRLASTTPACAVAAQRTGAPVFVVMGVRNGKPGARFRLEVEGPIPPPAPGECEDPITEHTARITAALERCIRKYPDQWMWLHRRWKVQPESTSRVAAALPSGADAKR, via the coding sequence GTGTCCTCTTCCGCTCCCAATTCCGACCAGGTCGTCCCACGAACGGACTCACCGAAGCAGCTCCCCATCGAGCACCTTCGCCACATCGTCGGCACGCCGCCGGGGGCGGTGGTCGCGTTCGTGACGCGCTTCGTCTTCGCGTTCATCTCCTGGTTGTCCCCCGCGTCACGGGACGCGCTCGCACGCTTCGTGGGCAACCTGGCGTACACGCTGGGCATCCGGCGCCGCGTGGTGATGGACAACCTGGAAAAAGGACTTCCGGAAAAGACAGACGCGGAGCGCCGGGAGATTGCACGCGGCGCCTACATCAACATGTCCCGCGTGGTGATGGAGTCGCTGCCCTCCGGGGAGCGGCTGCCGCCGGACTGGGCGGACCAGGGCGTGGTGGGCGAGGAGGCGTGGGAGGCCGTGAAGGCCCGCGTGGCCACGGGCAAGGGCGCGTTGATTGTGACGGCGCACTTCGGCAACTGGGAGTTGCTGGGGGACATGCTGATTCGGTGGGGCGTCCACATCGACGCGCTGGTGCGCCCGCTGAAGGGCGCGCTCAACACGCGCATCGCGGAGAACCGGGTGCGGGTGGGCGCGGGGCTCATCTATCCGCGCGGCGCCATCATGGAGATCTCCTCCGCCGTGGAGCGCGGCGAGTCCCCCTTCATGCTGCTGGACCAGGCGCTGCCCGCGAAGGCGGCGGTGTTCGTGCCCTTCTTCGGGAGGCTCGCGTCCACCACCCCCGCGTGCGCGGTGGCGGCGCAGCGCACGGGCGCGCCCGTGTTCGTGGTGATGGGGGTGCGCAACGGGAAGCCCGGTGCCCGCTTCCGGCTGGAGGTGGAGGGCCCCATCCCTCCGCCCGCGCCGGGGGAGTGCGAGGACCCCATCACCGAGCACACCGCGCGCATCACCGCCGCGCTGGAGCGCTGCATCCGCAAGTACCCGGACCAGTGGATGTGGCTGCACCGCCGCTGGAAGGTGCAGCCGGAGAGCACGTCGCGCGTCGCGGCCGCGCTGCCCTCGGGGGCGGACGCGAAGCGCTGA
- a CDS encoding ribose-phosphate diphosphokinase, translated as MDPILITGTASPHLGRELARALGVAPTDCHFERFPDGEMHLEVPTSVRGRTVVLVQSLTPPAGEHLLELLLMADACWRAGAARLEAVVPYLGYARQDRRAKPGEPLGGRLVADMLTQGRFSRVMVVDLHSPALEGCFGAPLEHLTALPLLADALRPTVTDTSVVVAPDLGAVKRAEALARLLGRPWAVIHKVRLSGDEVHASGLMGEVRGKRPILVDDMVSTGGTLVAAAGTLREAGCADDLTVVTTHALLVGPALERLKALPLGNLVATDSVEPASGLPFPHHVVTLAPLVARALRP; from the coding sequence ATGGACCCCATCCTCATCACCGGTACCGCCAGCCCTCACCTGGGACGGGAGCTCGCTCGAGCCCTGGGCGTGGCGCCCACTGACTGTCACTTCGAACGCTTCCCGGATGGAGAGATGCACCTGGAAGTCCCCACCAGCGTGCGCGGTCGCACCGTGGTGCTGGTGCAGTCCCTGACGCCCCCCGCGGGGGAGCACCTGCTGGAATTGCTGTTGATGGCGGATGCGTGCTGGCGGGCGGGCGCGGCCCGGCTCGAGGCCGTGGTGCCGTACCTGGGCTACGCGCGGCAGGACCGGCGCGCGAAGCCCGGTGAGCCGCTGGGCGGCCGGCTGGTGGCGGACATGCTGACGCAGGGCCGCTTCTCGCGGGTGATGGTGGTGGACCTGCACAGCCCCGCGCTGGAGGGCTGCTTCGGCGCGCCGCTGGAGCACCTCACCGCGCTGCCGCTGCTGGCGGACGCGCTGCGGCCCACGGTGACGGACACGTCCGTGGTGGTGGCGCCGGACCTGGGCGCGGTGAAGCGCGCGGAGGCGCTGGCCCGGCTGCTCGGCCGCCCGTGGGCGGTGATTCACAAGGTGCGGCTGAGCGGCGACGAGGTCCACGCCAGCGGCCTCATGGGCGAGGTGCGAGGCAAGCGCCCCATCCTCGTGGACGACATGGTGTCGACGGGCGGCACGCTCGTGGCCGCGGCGGGGACGCTGCGCGAGGCGGGCTGCGCGGACGACCTGACGGTGGTCACCACCCACGCGCTGCTGGTGGGCCCCGCGCTGGAGCGGCTGAAGGCGCTGCCCCTGGGCAACCTGGTCGCCACCGACAGCGTGGAGCCCGCCTCGGGGCTGCCCTTCCCCCACCACGTCGTGACGCTGGCGCCGCTGGTGGCGCGCGCGCTGAGGCCCTGA
- a CDS encoding M1 family metallopeptidase, whose protein sequence is MPNLLRPVALATVALLTACGARQNPPVSESAAVAPAPATSAAAPAPTPPTLRLPKDVRPSDYAVELTLDPKAAAFQGTADIKLDVLKPTSVVWLHGKALTVKQATLTQAGVSIPVTPLKSEEGDFLGFAAAQPLAVGTAKLRVVYDGVASERENDGAFRVNEGGDWYVYTQFEPIDARRVFPCFDEPEYKVPWQFTFHVPAGNVAVTNTPQLAEEARPDGGRTFRFARTQPLPSYLIAFGVGPFDFLPAADSGQKKVKTRIITPKGRAAEGAYAAQATPEILAALEDYFGIPYAYEKLDVIAVPLLGGAMEHPGLVTFNSRLILSKPEEDSLSRQRAFSETQMHELGHQWFGNLVTLAWWDDLWLNESFASWVTPRIIESWRPTWGSAVERVQDRSRSLDADSLLSARRIHQPIASAHDIHGAFDGITYGKGSAVLTMTEEWLGREVFRRGIQRFMRKHAHGNATAKDFTDALSAEAGQDVTGVLEKFLDQTGAPLVTASLECGAGQPKVVLTQQHYLRLGSKAEAPQSWRVPVCVKYAVGNKDAKACTVLEGERTEVALTEAKSCPAWVFPNADGAGYFRMRLEGEAATKLMKTGMGKLSRSERVALMGDTRALALAGAIPASEALTLAARMAQDEDRLIVETSTEMLDLVSARLLPESKWPERERFLRETYGPRARKLGFASRKGESEDTRLLRSSVMWRAARDGGDPKLVAQARALADKWLTDKSAVEPEMVNTVLAIAAGHADAAFLDKLIAAVRTEKTRATRQRLLQALGNFRDPELVKRILPLVFDKALDPRESFWMVYGATQNVRTQGIAFDFVKANYDKLVGDSPDALLPQEMASAMTYVGQPLCTVEGRQEIADFFTSRNEKTPGGPRTLAQVLESVDQCVALKAAQGASIESFLTQPPPHQARAN, encoded by the coding sequence ATGCCCAATCTGCTCCGACCGGTGGCGTTGGCCACCGTTGCCTTGCTCACCGCGTGTGGTGCTCGGCAGAACCCTCCCGTCTCCGAGTCCGCCGCGGTGGCTCCCGCTCCCGCGACGTCCGCGGCGGCACCCGCGCCCACGCCTCCCACGCTGCGGCTCCCCAAGGACGTGCGCCCCAGTGACTACGCCGTGGAGCTCACGCTGGACCCGAAGGCCGCCGCCTTCCAGGGGACGGCCGACATCAAGCTGGATGTCCTGAAGCCAACATCTGTCGTGTGGCTGCACGGCAAGGCGCTCACCGTGAAGCAGGCCACGCTGACGCAGGCGGGGGTCTCCATCCCCGTGACGCCGCTGAAGAGCGAAGAGGGTGACTTCCTCGGCTTCGCGGCGGCCCAGCCGCTGGCGGTGGGCACCGCGAAGCTGCGCGTGGTGTACGACGGCGTCGCCTCCGAGCGGGAGAACGACGGCGCCTTCCGCGTCAACGAGGGTGGCGACTGGTACGTCTACACGCAGTTCGAGCCCATCGACGCGCGCCGCGTCTTCCCGTGCTTCGACGAGCCCGAATACAAGGTGCCCTGGCAGTTCACCTTCCACGTGCCCGCGGGCAACGTGGCGGTGACCAACACGCCGCAGCTCGCGGAGGAGGCCCGTCCGGACGGAGGCCGCACCTTCCGCTTCGCGCGCACGCAGCCGTTGCCCAGCTACCTCATCGCCTTCGGCGTCGGCCCGTTCGACTTCCTGCCCGCCGCGGACTCCGGCCAGAAGAAGGTGAAGACGCGCATCATCACCCCGAAGGGCCGCGCCGCCGAGGGGGCGTATGCCGCGCAGGCGACGCCCGAGATCCTCGCCGCGCTGGAGGACTACTTCGGCATCCCCTACGCCTACGAGAAGTTGGACGTCATCGCGGTGCCGCTGCTCGGCGGCGCCATGGAGCACCCGGGCCTGGTGACGTTCAACTCGCGGCTGATTCTCTCCAAGCCCGAGGAGGACTCGCTCAGCCGTCAGCGCGCCTTCTCCGAGACGCAGATGCACGAATTGGGGCACCAGTGGTTCGGCAACCTCGTCACGCTGGCGTGGTGGGATGACCTGTGGCTCAACGAGTCCTTCGCGTCGTGGGTCACCCCGCGCATCATCGAGTCGTGGCGGCCCACGTGGGGCTCCGCGGTGGAGCGGGTGCAGGACCGCAGCCGCTCCCTGGACGCCGACAGCCTCCTGTCCGCGCGCCGCATCCACCAGCCCATCGCCTCCGCGCACGACATCCACGGCGCGTTCGACGGGATTACGTACGGCAAGGGCTCCGCGGTCCTCACGATGACGGAGGAGTGGCTGGGCCGCGAGGTGTTCCGCCGGGGCATCCAGCGCTTCATGCGCAAGCACGCGCACGGCAACGCCACCGCGAAGGACTTCACGGACGCGCTGTCGGCGGAGGCCGGCCAGGACGTGACGGGCGTGCTGGAGAAGTTCCTGGACCAGACGGGCGCGCCGCTCGTCACCGCGTCGCTGGAGTGTGGCGCGGGGCAGCCCAAGGTGGTCCTCACCCAGCAGCACTACCTGCGGCTGGGCTCGAAGGCGGAGGCGCCCCAGTCCTGGCGGGTGCCCGTGTGCGTGAAGTACGCGGTGGGCAACAAGGACGCGAAGGCCTGCACGGTGCTGGAGGGTGAGCGCACCGAGGTCGCGCTGACGGAGGCGAAGTCGTGCCCGGCCTGGGTGTTCCCCAACGCGGACGGCGCGGGCTACTTCCGCATGCGGCTGGAGGGCGAGGCCGCCACGAAGCTGATGAAGACGGGCATGGGCAAGCTGTCGCGCTCGGAGCGCGTGGCGCTGATGGGCGACACCCGGGCGCTGGCCCTGGCCGGGGCGATTCCCGCCTCGGAGGCGCTGACGCTGGCGGCCCGCATGGCGCAGGACGAGGACCGCCTCATCGTCGAGACCTCCACGGAGATGCTGGACCTGGTGAGCGCGCGGCTCCTGCCGGAGTCGAAGTGGCCGGAGCGCGAGCGCTTCCTGCGCGAGACGTATGGCCCGCGCGCCCGGAAGCTGGGCTTCGCCTCGCGCAAGGGCGAGAGCGAGGACACGCGGCTCTTGCGCTCGAGCGTGATGTGGCGGGCGGCTCGCGACGGCGGGGACCCGAAGCTGGTCGCCCAGGCGCGCGCGCTCGCGGACAAGTGGCTGACGGACAAGAGCGCGGTGGAGCCGGAGATGGTGAACACGGTGCTGGCCATCGCCGCGGGCCACGCGGACGCGGCCTTCCTGGACAAGCTCATCGCGGCGGTGCGCACGGAGAAGACGCGCGCCACGCGCCAGCGGCTCCTCCAGGCGCTGGGCAACTTCCGGGACCCGGAGCTGGTGAAGCGCATCCTCCCGCTCGTCTTCGACAAGGCGCTGGACCCGCGCGAGTCCTTCTGGATGGTGTACGGCGCCACGCAGAACGTGCGCACGCAGGGCATTGCCTTCGACTTCGTGAAGGCGAACTACGACAAGCTCGTGGGTGACTCGCCCGACGCGCTGCTCCCCCAGGAGATGGCCAGCGCCATGACCTACGTGGGCCAGCCGCTCTGCACCGTCGAGGGGCGTCAGGAGATCGCGGACTTCTTCACCTCGCGCAACGAGAAGACCCCGGGGGGCCCGCGCACGCTGGCGCAGGTGCTGGAGTCGGTGGACCAGTGCGTCGCCTTGAAGGCGGCGCAGGGGGCCAGCATCGAGTCCTTCCTCACCCAGCCGCCCCCGCACCAGGCGCGGGCGAACTAG
- the alr gene encoding alanine racemase — protein sequence MVEVNVESIAGGPGDAAHSSWLELSASALRHNVAVFRAVEGRGGPSRALGVVLKGNAYGHGLAQVLPLVHEGVDILYFIAPQDALKVREHERALGLPPKQVVVLGAVGPQEAVVLAREGVDAVVADRGWEDAVPVLRAAKLPRPLRVHVHIDTGLGREGFTLAQLPHDTRFLSDARDVLEVVGGLSHFANTEDVTEQGYALAQVDAFETGLGVLAELLGAAATGLQRHIAASAASLVLPRARYEALRVGISLYGLWPSAETRLSARLVLGEVPVLKPVLSWRCRSQVVKWLPANSYVGYGCTYRTSEPTRIAVLPVGYYDGYPRLASGKAHVLVNGRRCPVLGRVMMNHLIIDVTRATADEHPVTATLLGRDGEESVSADALAGWAQTIHYELVTRLGAHLRREVVE from the coding sequence GTGGTGGAGGTGAATGTGGAGTCGATCGCTGGCGGGCCTGGAGACGCGGCCCATTCCTCGTGGCTGGAGCTCAGCGCCTCCGCCCTGCGGCACAACGTGGCGGTGTTCCGGGCGGTGGAGGGGCGTGGCGGCCCGTCGCGCGCGCTGGGCGTGGTGCTCAAGGGCAACGCCTACGGACACGGGCTCGCGCAGGTGCTGCCGCTGGTCCACGAGGGCGTGGACATCCTCTACTTCATCGCCCCCCAGGACGCGCTGAAGGTGCGCGAGCACGAGCGGGCGCTCGGCCTGCCGCCCAAGCAGGTGGTGGTGCTGGGCGCCGTCGGGCCCCAGGAGGCCGTGGTCCTCGCGCGCGAGGGCGTGGACGCCGTGGTGGCGGACCGAGGCTGGGAGGACGCGGTGCCCGTGCTGCGCGCGGCGAAGCTCCCGCGCCCCCTGCGGGTCCACGTCCACATCGACACGGGCCTGGGCCGCGAGGGCTTCACCCTGGCGCAGCTCCCCCACGACACGCGCTTCCTCTCGGACGCGCGCGACGTGCTGGAGGTGGTGGGCGGGCTCAGCCACTTCGCCAACACGGAGGACGTGACGGAGCAGGGCTACGCGCTGGCGCAGGTGGACGCGTTCGAGACGGGGCTGGGGGTGCTCGCGGAGTTGCTCGGCGCGGCGGCGACGGGGCTGCAGCGGCACATCGCCGCGAGCGCCGCGTCGCTGGTGCTCCCTCGGGCCCGCTACGAGGCGCTCCGGGTGGGCATTTCACTCTACGGGCTGTGGCCGTCCGCGGAGACGCGGCTGTCGGCGCGGCTGGTGCTGGGGGAGGTGCCCGTGCTCAAGCCCGTGCTGTCGTGGCGGTGCCGCAGCCAGGTGGTGAAGTGGCTGCCCGCCAACAGCTACGTCGGCTATGGCTGCACGTACCGCACGTCGGAGCCCACGCGCATCGCGGTGCTGCCCGTGGGCTACTACGACGGCTACCCCCGGCTGGCCTCGGGCAAGGCCCACGTCCTGGTGAACGGGCGGCGGTGCCCCGTGCTGGGCCGGGTGATGATGAATCACCTCATCATCGACGTGACGCGGGCCACGGCGGACGAGCACCCCGTGACGGCCACGCTGCTGGGGCGCGACGGCGAGGAGTCCGTCTCCGCCGACGCGCTCGCGGGCTGGGCGCAGACGATTCACTACGAGCTCGTCACGCGCCTGGGCGCGCACCTGCGCCGCGAGGTGGTGGAGTAG
- the orn gene encoding oligoribonuclease, with protein sequence MRSREPRFVWLDLEMTGLDPESCAIIEIGVIITGPDLRPLAEFERVIWQPEEMLLRMEPVVKEMHTRNGLLEKVRASTTSLRVAEKEVTALVAEHCDVGEGVLAGNSIHTDRRFLFQYMPMLDRYLHYRMVDVTSLKVLTRAWYPNLVEPRKPPSGHTALADLRSSINELQYYRDTLFRATPG encoded by the coding sequence ATGCGTTCGCGTGAGCCCCGTTTTGTCTGGCTGGACCTGGAGATGACCGGCCTGGACCCCGAGTCGTGCGCCATCATCGAGATTGGCGTCATCATCACTGGTCCGGACCTCCGCCCGCTGGCGGAGTTCGAGCGGGTCATCTGGCAGCCGGAGGAGATGCTCCTGCGGATGGAGCCGGTGGTGAAGGAGATGCACACGCGCAACGGCCTGCTGGAGAAGGTGCGCGCGTCCACCACGTCCTTGCGCGTGGCGGAGAAGGAAGTCACGGCGCTGGTGGCCGAGCACTGCGACGTGGGCGAGGGCGTGCTGGCGGGCAACTCCATCCACACCGACCGCCGCTTCCTGTTCCAGTACATGCCCATGCTGGACCGCTACCTGCACTACCGCATGGTGGACGTGACGAGCCTCAAGGTGCTCACGCGCGCCTGGTACCCGAACCTCGTGGAGCCTCGCAAGCCGCCCTCCGGGCACACGGCGCTGGCGGACCTGCGCTCCAGCATCAACGAGCTCCAGTACTACCGGGACACGCTCTTCCGCGCGACGCCGGGCTGA